Proteins encoded within one genomic window of Deltaproteobacteria bacterium:
- a CDS encoding aminotransferase class III-fold pyridoxal phosphate-dependent enzyme, with protein MALALDHFWMPFTPNREFKGEPRMFERAEGVHYFTQGGRKILDASSGLFCTPLGHCRREIADAVHEQLLTLDFAPTFTRAHPKAFALASRVAEFTPRGLDRVFFANSGSEAVDTAMKIALAYHRARGEGQRTMFISRERAYHGVNMGGVALSGLVRNRESFGTGVPGVVHMRHTHLPENRFTRGLPEKGVELADDLARLGQLHGFANIAAVFIEPIAGSTGCLPPPRGYLERVRELCTQHGILLVFDEVITGWGRTGRAFAAQEFGVTPDLITMAKAITNGAQPMGAVAARRDIHDTIVERGPRHAPEFFHGYTYSAHPAACAAGLATLALFDAERSFENARALSPYFLEQVHSLQSLPAVADVRGYGLLAGVDVRTKDNTPGLAGNEVQKRLFDAGLHVKATGDALLLAPAFVSERAHVDEAVGILRDVLGRWV; from the coding sequence ATGGCGCTCGCGCTCGACCACTTCTGGATGCCCTTCACGCCGAACCGCGAGTTCAAGGGCGAGCCGCGCATGTTCGAGCGCGCGGAGGGCGTGCACTACTTCACGCAGGGCGGGCGCAAGATCCTCGACGCCTCGTCGGGGCTCTTCTGCACGCCGCTCGGTCACTGCCGCCGCGAGATCGCGGACGCCGTGCACGAGCAGCTGCTGACGCTCGACTTCGCGCCCACCTTCACGCGCGCGCACCCGAAGGCCTTCGCGCTCGCCTCGCGCGTGGCGGAGTTCACGCCGCGCGGCCTCGACCGCGTGTTCTTCGCGAACTCGGGCAGCGAGGCCGTCGACACCGCGATGAAGATCGCCCTCGCCTATCACCGCGCGCGCGGCGAAGGCCAGCGCACGATGTTCATCTCGCGCGAGCGCGCTTATCACGGCGTGAACATGGGCGGCGTCGCGCTCTCCGGCCTCGTTCGCAACCGCGAGAGCTTCGGCACGGGCGTGCCTGGCGTGGTGCACATGCGGCACACGCACCTGCCCGAGAACCGCTTCACGCGCGGCCTCCCCGAAAAGGGCGTCGAGCTCGCCGACGACCTCGCGCGGCTCGGGCAGCTCCACGGCTTCGCGAACATCGCCGCCGTCTTCATCGAGCCGATCGCAGGCTCGACGGGCTGCCTGCCTCCGCCGCGCGGCTACCTCGAGCGCGTGCGCGAGCTGTGCACGCAGCACGGCATCCTGCTCGTGTTCGACGAAGTGATTACGGGATGGGGCCGCACCGGCCGCGCCTTCGCCGCGCAGGAATTCGGCGTCACTCCCGACCTGATCACCATGGCCAAGGCGATCACCAACGGCGCGCAGCCGATGGGCGCCGTTGCAGCGCGCCGCGACATCCACGACACGATCGTCGAGCGCGGCCCGCGCCACGCGCCCGAGTTCTTCCACGGCTACACGTACTCGGCGCACCCCGCCGCGTGCGCTGCGGGCCTGGCGACGCTCGCGCTGTTCGACGCCGAGCGCAGCTTCGAGAATGCGCGCGCACTCTCTCCCTACTTCCTGGAGCAAGTGCACTCGCTGCAGAGCCTGCCCGCCGTCGCCGACGTGCGCGGCTACGGCCTCCTCGCCGGCGTCGACGTGCGCACGAAGGACAACACGCCCGGTCTCGCCGGTAACGAGGTGCAGAAGCGCCTCTTCGACGCGGGCCTGCACGTGAAGGCCACCGGCGACGCGCTGCTGCTCGCGCCCGCGTTCGTGAGCGAGCGCGCGCACGTTGACGAAGCGGTGGGGATTCTGCGCGACGTGTTAGGGAGATGGGTATGA